The Bacillus carboniphilus genome contains a region encoding:
- a CDS encoding DUF1540 domain-containing protein — MPNSVQCEVNNCTYWGSGNNCTADAIYVVSHTGRQASETKETDCNTFKPQNL, encoded by the coding sequence ATGCCAAATAGTGTTCAATGTGAAGTTAATAACTGTACCTATTGGGGTTCAGGAAACAATTGTACAGCTGATGCCATCTATGTTGTTAGTCACACAGGACGTCAAGCTTCTGAAACGAAAGAAACTGACTGTAATACGTTTAAACCACAAAATTTATAA
- a CDS encoding cytochrome d ubiquinol oxidase subunit II, protein MTSDELLAISIVWGFIFIYSVMATMDFGAGFWSMLYVNKRNTKASSIANRYLSPTWEVTNVFIVAIVVALITFFPGAIYTLGSVLLIPGSIILILLAIRSGFLAFSHSVKGYERLLVIISGVSGFIIPALLILVLPITHGGFVDNRNGVPYLSFSELLTSLSSYAFIAFAISSTLFLSALLLADYSNVAKEEDAYLSYRKDAIITGPISFFSALLIMLTIKQDANWLYEGMVQDVHLLILSVLLFLGAGLALFIPKRSQKGRPRLAIILITIQYFLASYVYGKAHLPYLIYPTITINDAFTHPNTFKALFITYIFAFLILFPGFYYFWKIFMKDQKYVEGKKVSSDNKH, encoded by the coding sequence ATGACCTCGGATGAACTACTAGCGATAAGTATTGTATGGGGGTTTATTTTTATTTACTCCGTTATGGCGACCATGGATTTTGGTGCTGGGTTTTGGTCGATGCTCTACGTTAACAAACGAAATACAAAAGCTTCTTCTATTGCAAATCGCTATTTGTCACCTACCTGGGAAGTCACAAATGTATTTATCGTTGCTATCGTAGTCGCTTTAATAACCTTTTTTCCTGGAGCGATTTATACGCTTGGAAGTGTACTTTTAATTCCTGGAAGTATTATCTTAATTTTATTAGCTATTCGTAGTGGTTTTTTAGCCTTTTCTCATAGTGTGAAAGGCTACGAAAGATTATTAGTGATCATTTCAGGAGTATCAGGGTTTATTATTCCCGCTTTATTAATCCTTGTTTTACCGATCACGCATGGGGGTTTTGTTGACAATCGAAATGGTGTACCCTATTTATCCTTTAGTGAGTTACTGACGAGCCTTAGTTCCTATGCATTTATTGCTTTTGCTATAAGTAGTACTCTGTTTCTTTCTGCCCTGTTATTAGCAGATTACTCTAACGTAGCAAAAGAAGAAGATGCTTATTTATCCTATCGTAAAGACGCAATCATAACAGGGCCAATTTCCTTTTTTTCTGCTCTGTTAATTATGTTAACAATTAAACAAGATGCAAACTGGCTTTATGAAGGTATGGTACAAGACGTCCATTTATTAATCCTTTCTGTCTTGTTATTTCTTGGAGCTGGACTTGCGCTCTTTATACCTAAACGGTCTCAAAAAGGAAGACCTAGACTTGCCATTATTTTGATTACAATTCAATATTTTTTAGCAAGCTATGTTTATGGGAAAGCACATTTACCTTACTTAATTTATCCAACCATCACAATAAACGATGCCTTCACTCACCCAAACACGTTTAAAGCCTTATTTATCACTTACATCTTTGCCTTTTTAATCTTGTTCCCCGGATTCTATTATTTCTGGAAAATATTTATGAAAGATCAAAAATATGTTGAGGGGAAAAAAGTGTCTAGCGACAACAAGCATTAG
- the menC gene encoding o-succinylbenzoate synthase — protein sequence MINIKSITVYQINLPLKYPFETSLNVLQNREVIVLKVTNEDGRTGWGEIVAFSSPWYTEETLQSALYTLKKFLAPLVLEKPLLHPVEAAQLFNVIRGNHMAKSGLEGALWDLYSKLQKKSLSFLLGGRKHEVDAGVVIGLSKIENMIDDIHLRKEQGYKRFKVKIKPGNDVKVIAQIREEFPTIPLMVDANGTYTLKELSLLKQLDQFNLLMIEQPFLFNDFTMHAELQKRMGTPICLDESINSLSDAKTAIALKSCKVMTIKPGKVGGLTEATNIHHLCREHNIPVWVGGMVETGISKSQNIALATLPNFTIPGDISESSRFFEQDILKKPITIHEGKSESSYSIWYRS from the coding sequence ATGATTAATATAAAATCAATTACTGTCTACCAAATTAATCTCCCACTTAAATATCCCTTTGAAACGAGTTTGAATGTACTACAAAATCGAGAAGTGATTGTTCTAAAAGTGACGAATGAAGATGGAAGAACAGGCTGGGGAGAAATTGTTGCCTTTTCCTCTCCTTGGTATACAGAAGAAACGTTACAATCAGCTTTATATACATTAAAAAAATTTTTAGCACCTCTCGTATTGGAAAAACCTTTATTACACCCTGTTGAAGCTGCTCAACTATTTAACGTTATAAGGGGAAACCATATGGCCAAATCAGGGTTAGAGGGAGCCCTTTGGGATCTTTATAGTAAACTACAGAAGAAGAGCCTGTCTTTCTTACTAGGGGGGAGAAAGCACGAAGTTGATGCCGGCGTTGTCATAGGCTTATCTAAAATTGAAAATATGATAGATGACATTCATTTAAGAAAAGAACAAGGATATAAACGTTTTAAAGTAAAGATAAAGCCTGGAAATGATGTTAAGGTTATTGCACAAATAAGAGAAGAGTTTCCTACTATACCTTTAATGGTAGATGCCAATGGTACCTATACTTTAAAAGAGCTTTCTTTACTAAAGCAACTTGACCAGTTTAACCTTCTTATGATTGAACAGCCCTTTCTTTTTAACGATTTTACCATGCATGCAGAACTTCAAAAAAGAATGGGAACACCTATTTGTTTAGATGAAAGTATTAATAGTTTGTCTGATGCAAAAACAGCCATTGCCCTAAAAAGCTGTAAAGTCATGACTATTAAACCTGGTAAAGTAGGTGGTTTAACTGAAGCCACCAATATTCATCATTTATGTAGAGAGCATAATATCCCAGTCTGGGTTGGAGGTATGGTAGAAACCGGAATTTCCAAGTCGCAAAATATTGCCCTAGCCACGCTCCCTAACTTTACAATACCAGGGGATATTTCAGAGTCTTCCCGTTTTTTTGAGCAAGATATTTTGAAAAAACCAATTACCATCCACGAGGGGAAAAGTGAAAGTTCCTACTCAATCTGGTATCGAAGTTAA
- a CDS encoding metal ABC transporter ATP-binding protein, which produces MTAPLSIENVTVAYHKKPVLQEITFDVPEGKLIGIVGPNGAGKSTLIKAILGLIPKASGDVKFFGNTYKKMIKRIGYVPQRGSVDWDFPTNAIDVVTMGRYGHVGWIKRPSKDDVEIAKSCLKKVGMLEFANRQISQLSGGQQQRVFLARALAQDADLYFMDEPFVGVDAATEKAIIVLLNELKAKGKTVLVVHHDLQTVTEYFDWVLLLNMRKVAFGPSDEVFTVDNLQKTYGGKLTFLQDKTMITN; this is translated from the coding sequence ATGACTGCACCTTTATCGATAGAGAATGTCACGGTTGCTTATCATAAAAAACCAGTGTTACAGGAAATAACTTTTGATGTTCCGGAAGGAAAATTAATAGGAATCGTTGGGCCGAATGGGGCTGGAAAATCTACTTTGATTAAAGCGATCCTAGGTTTGATCCCGAAAGCTTCAGGAGATGTTAAGTTCTTTGGTAACACATATAAAAAAATGATTAAAAGAATTGGGTACGTCCCTCAAAGAGGTTCTGTAGACTGGGATTTCCCTACAAACGCAATTGACGTTGTTACTATGGGACGATACGGTCACGTCGGTTGGATTAAACGTCCTAGTAAAGATGATGTGGAAATTGCAAAATCTTGTTTGAAAAAAGTAGGAATGCTGGAGTTTGCGAACAGGCAAATTAGTCAATTATCCGGTGGACAACAACAGCGTGTTTTTTTAGCTAGGGCATTAGCCCAAGACGCGGACCTTTATTTTATGGATGAACCTTTTGTAGGGGTGGATGCGGCAACAGAAAAAGCAATTATTGTTTTATTGAATGAATTAAAGGCTAAAGGAAAAACCGTTCTTGTGGTTCATCATGATTTACAAACAGTAACGGAATACTTCGATTGGGTTTTGTTGTTGAATATGAGAAAAGTAGCCTTTGGGCCATCGGACGAAGTATTTACGGTTGACAATTTACAGAAAACATATGGTGGTAAATTAACATTTTTACAAGATAAAACAATGATAACCAATTAA
- a CDS encoding S-ribosylhomocysteine lyase: MPSVESFELDHNAVVAPYVRHCGVHHIGTDGVVNKFDIRFCQPNKQTMKPDVIHTIEHLLAFTIRKYAEKYDHFDIIDVSPMGCQTGYYLVVSGTPKVSEIIDLLEETFKDAVNITEIPAANEKQCGQAKLHDLDGAKRLMNFWLSQDKKDLERVFG; encoded by the coding sequence ATGCCATCAGTTGAAAGTTTTGAATTAGATCATAATGCAGTTGTAGCCCCTTATGTTCGCCATTGTGGAGTACATCACATTGGAACAGATGGAGTTGTTAATAAGTTTGATATACGTTTTTGTCAACCAAATAAACAGACGATGAAGCCAGATGTTATTCACACTATTGAGCATTTATTAGCCTTTACGATTCGTAAGTACGCAGAGAAGTATGATCATTTTGATATTATTGATGTTTCACCAATGGGATGCCAAACTGGATACTATTTAGTTGTTAGTGGAACCCCTAAGGTTTCTGAAATCATTGACTTACTAGAAGAAACATTCAAGGATGCAGTGAATATTACGGAGATTCCTGCTGCTAATGAAAAACAATGTGGTCAAGCGAAACTTCACGATCTTGATGGAGCAAAACGCTTAATGAATTTTTGGTTAAGTCAAGATAAGAAAGACTTAGAAAGAGTGTTCGGCTAA
- a CDS encoding metal ABC transporter solute-binding protein, Zn/Mn family, giving the protein MKKLFSIFTILIFITGCSSQSAENETDQLSVSTTIFPLYDFTKKIGGDEVEVTTIYPPNVDAHSYEPSSKDMVEMASESSFIYSGIGFESSSKKIAESLEKEGVKIIATGENLSLLKNNEEEHQEDESHEEESHHHDVDPHIWLDPVLAIELAENIKNGLIELNPESEEIFEENFQLLKDDLEALDQQFKEVVNEAPQNKFLVAHGAYGYWEKRYGIEQINVLGLSPNQEPSQKSLQEIIETSQGYDFKYMIFENNVSNEIAEVVQQSIGAETLTLYNLESVTEEQFQNEDYFSLMKKNLKTLSIALQNK; this is encoded by the coding sequence TTGAAAAAACTATTTAGTATTTTTACTATACTTATATTCATTACTGGCTGTTCTAGCCAAAGCGCTGAAAACGAAACGGATCAATTGAGTGTTAGTACAACTATTTTTCCACTATATGATTTCACCAAAAAAATTGGTGGGGATGAAGTAGAAGTAACAACTATTTATCCACCTAATGTTGATGCTCACTCGTATGAACCTTCTTCTAAAGATATGGTTGAAATGGCTTCGGAATCTTCCTTTATCTATTCAGGTATTGGATTTGAATCCTCTTCTAAAAAAATAGCGGAAAGCTTAGAAAAAGAAGGAGTGAAAATCATCGCAACTGGCGAAAATCTCTCTCTTCTAAAGAACAATGAAGAAGAACATCAAGAAGACGAAAGCCATGAAGAGGAATCTCATCATCATGATGTAGATCCGCACATTTGGTTAGACCCTGTTCTAGCTATCGAACTTGCCGAAAATATTAAAAATGGTCTTATTGAATTAAATCCTGAATCAGAAGAAATTTTTGAAGAAAATTTTCAACTGTTAAAAGATGATTTAGAAGCTCTCGATCAACAATTTAAAGAAGTAGTAAACGAAGCTCCACAAAACAAATTTTTAGTTGCACATGGTGCTTATGGTTACTGGGAAAAACGTTATGGCATTGAACAAATAAACGTATTAGGACTCTCACCAAATCAAGAACCTTCTCAAAAATCGTTGCAAGAAATAATTGAAACATCGCAAGGATATGATTTTAAATATATGATCTTTGAAAATAACGTTAGCAACGAAATCGCAGAAGTTGTTCAGCAGTCAATTGGGGCAGAAACACTTACTCTTTATAACTTGGAATCCGTAACAGAGGAACAATTTCAAAACGAAGATTACTTTAGCTTAATGAAAAAAAACCTTAAAACACTTTCTATCGCTCTTCAAAATAAATAA
- a CDS encoding phage holin family protein, with protein MSRGDGGFLAILSISAATVSFLFGELDTLFFILVSLMVIEYYTGSFVEYYKKKLKVRFIINKIFGKITILSLVSVAHFLDYFFQTSLVIRDATIIFLYLL; from the coding sequence ATGAGTCGTGGAGATGGAGGGTTCCTTGCTATACTTTCTATTAGTGCAGCTACTGTTAGTTTTTTATTTGGAGAATTAGACACACTGTTTTTTATATTGGTTTCATTAATGGTTATTGAATATTATACAGGTTCATTTGTGGAATATTACAAAAAAAAATTAAAAGTTCGTTTCATTATTAACAAGATATTTGGAAAAATTACTATCCTTTCTTTGGTTTCAGTAGCTCATTTTTTGGACTACTTTTTTCAAACAAGCCTAGTTATTCGAGATGCAACCATTATTTTTTTATATTTGTTATGA
- a CDS encoding Dps family protein: MSQKLNDVVNKQVANWTVLYVKLHNYHWYVKGSSFFTLHEKFEEFYTEAATNIDELAERLLALDGKPVATMREVLQVSSILEANGSETAEQMVQTIKEDFEKVAEELKEGMELADEVGDESTGDMLLAIHQSLEKHNWMLKSFLQ, translated from the coding sequence ATGTCTCAAAAATTAAATGACGTTGTTAACAAGCAAGTAGCAAATTGGACGGTTTTGTATGTGAAGCTACATAACTATCACTGGTACGTGAAAGGATCCTCATTCTTTACCTTACATGAAAAATTTGAAGAATTTTATACAGAAGCAGCAACCAATATTGATGAATTAGCGGAGCGTTTACTTGCTTTAGATGGAAAACCAGTTGCTACAATGAGAGAGGTACTTCAAGTATCTTCGATTTTAGAAGCGAATGGAAGTGAAACAGCTGAACAAATGGTACAAACCATTAAAGAAGATTTTGAAAAAGTAGCAGAGGAATTAAAAGAAGGAATGGAATTAGCTGATGAAGTTGGAGATGAATCCACAGGTGATATGCTTCTTGCTATCCATCAAAGCTTAGAAAAACACAATTGGATGTTAAAATCATTTTTACAATAA
- a CDS encoding metal ABC transporter solute-binding protein, Zn/Mn family, with protein MKKWMLSVISLLILFIISACGTEEASNGNSEGKVKVTTTIAQIGDIVKNVGGDHVEVESLMGPGTDPHLYQASQGDIKKLNNAEVIFYNGLHLEGKMGEVLEKMSENKPTVAVADAIPEDELIQDPANPNAHDPHVWFNIELWKYAVDAVAEQLIESDKENEEDYLANADSYKKQLDTLLAESKKKVEEIPEDSRVLVTAHDAFAYFGEQFEFEVLGLQGLSTDSEYGLKDVQNLVNTLTERQIKAVFIESSINPGNLDPVVEGAKEKGHEVSIGGELFSDAMGEEGTEEGTYIGMYKHNINTIVDSLK; from the coding sequence ATGAAAAAATGGATGTTGAGTGTTATATCTTTATTGATTTTATTTATTATTAGTGCATGTGGAACAGAGGAAGCAAGTAATGGAAACAGTGAAGGGAAAGTAAAAGTTACCACAACAATTGCTCAAATCGGAGATATTGTTAAAAATGTAGGTGGTGACCATGTTGAAGTAGAATCTTTAATGGGACCTGGAACAGACCCTCATTTATATCAAGCTTCTCAAGGAGATATTAAAAAATTGAATAATGCTGAGGTCATCTTTTATAATGGTCTTCACTTAGAGGGAAAAATGGGTGAAGTATTAGAGAAAATGTCAGAAAATAAACCAACAGTCGCAGTAGCGGACGCTATTCCTGAGGACGAATTGATTCAAGATCCAGCTAACCCTAATGCGCATGACCCTCATGTTTGGTTTAATATTGAACTTTGGAAATATGCAGTAGATGCCGTTGCAGAACAATTAATTGAGTCTGATAAAGAAAACGAAGAAGATTATTTGGCTAACGCAGATAGCTATAAGAAGCAGTTAGATACTTTATTAGCTGAATCAAAGAAAAAGGTTGAAGAAATTCCTGAAGATTCTCGAGTACTCGTTACAGCTCATGATGCATTTGCTTATTTTGGTGAACAATTTGAATTTGAAGTATTAGGATTGCAAGGATTGAGTACGGATTCAGAATATGGGCTTAAAGATGTACAAAATTTAGTGAACACTCTTACGGAACGTCAAATAAAAGCGGTATTTATTGAAAGTAGTATTAACCCAGGGAACCTTGATCCGGTTGTTGAAGGAGCAAAGGAAAAAGGGCATGAAGTATCTATAGGTGGAGAACTGTTTAGTGATGCAATGGGAGAAGAAGGAACGGAAGAAGGTACTTATATAGGCATGTATAAACATAATATTAATACGATTGTTGATTCTTTAAAATAG
- a CDS encoding cytochrome ubiquinol oxidase subunit I has product MEHVVIARSLFGLTMAFHIIFATLGVGIPLMILISELLYQRTKDKDYAIMAKRWTKGQAVLLGVAIPSGTIAGVQLALLWPGFMEIIGKVMALPFQIEIYAFFIEALFMSIYVYAADRISPFMRIVSVFFVLIGATASAVLITNVHAFEGTPAGFEIKDGTITNVDPWAAFFNPSFLVTAGHVVVSAFMTGAFVIASIAAFKMIKNKNNERIYKFHRKALLIGLVVGGVFSLLTAINGHSSAQYLHEYQPEKLAAAEGLFETQNYAPLAIGGFTDKETKEVKFAIEIPWALSFLAGNSFDTVVVGLDDFPEEYWPPLFVHTLFNAMVGIGSMLILLSIIGFLYYKILKRPFFPQWLMWLFVASGPLSVLAIEFGWIFACTGRQPWVIYRIQKTVDAVTNVQPLGIWLLSFFFVYIVLGTAVVLVLRSYFNRHSVEDDLNRINHNQMKGEPL; this is encoded by the coding sequence ATGGAACATGTAGTAATTGCCCGATCATTATTTGGCTTAACGATGGCTTTTCATATTATCTTCGCCACATTAGGGGTCGGTATCCCTTTAATGATCTTGATATCAGAACTACTATATCAACGAACAAAGGATAAAGACTATGCAATTATGGCTAAAAGGTGGACGAAGGGGCAAGCTGTCTTGCTAGGAGTTGCCATTCCTTCCGGTACTATTGCAGGTGTACAGCTAGCCTTGTTATGGCCAGGGTTCATGGAGATAATTGGGAAAGTCATGGCTTTACCTTTCCAAATCGAAATTTATGCTTTTTTTATTGAAGCTCTTTTTATGTCCATTTATGTCTATGCCGCTGATCGAATTTCTCCCTTCATGCGAATTGTAAGTGTCTTTTTTGTCCTAATTGGCGCGACTGCTTCCGCTGTTCTTATTACAAATGTTCATGCATTTGAAGGAACTCCAGCAGGGTTTGAAATAAAAGATGGAACAATCACAAACGTTGATCCATGGGCTGCCTTTTTTAACCCAAGCTTCCTTGTTACAGCTGGACATGTCGTTGTTTCTGCTTTTATGACGGGGGCTTTTGTCATTGCATCAATTGCTGCCTTTAAGATGATTAAAAATAAAAACAACGAACGCATATACAAATTTCATCGCAAAGCCTTATTGATTGGGTTAGTTGTTGGTGGGGTATTCTCGCTATTGACAGCGATTAATGGGCATTCATCCGCACAATACTTACACGAATATCAACCTGAAAAGTTGGCCGCTGCTGAAGGATTATTTGAGACTCAAAATTATGCCCCACTCGCCATCGGAGGTTTTACAGATAAAGAAACAAAAGAGGTGAAATTTGCTATAGAGATTCCTTGGGCACTAAGTTTCCTAGCAGGCAATTCATTTGATACCGTTGTTGTGGGGTTAGATGACTTTCCTGAAGAATATTGGCCTCCTCTTTTTGTACATACTCTATTTAATGCCATGGTTGGTATCGGAAGTATGTTAATCCTGCTTTCCATCATTGGTTTTTTATATTATAAAATTCTTAAACGTCCCTTCTTTCCACAATGGCTTATGTGGTTATTTGTCGCTTCAGGACCGTTATCTGTTTTAGCAATTGAATTTGGTTGGATTTTCGCCTGTACTGGAAGGCAGCCTTGGGTTATTTATCGAATCCAGAAAACAGTTGATGCTGTAACAAATGTTCAACCTTTAGGAATATGGCTATTATCCTTTTTCTTTGTCTATATCGTTCTAGGTACTGCTGTTGTTTTAGTTCTTCGTTCTTATTTTAATCGTCATTCTGTGGAAGATGATCTAAATAGGATTAATCATAATCAAATGAAAGGAGAGCCATTATGA
- a CDS encoding metal ABC transporter permease, with the protein MSYDAWILLTGSLVGASCGLIGSYLVLRKMAMLADAISHSVLLGIVGAYFVTRTLNGGALLLGAAVVGLLTAYLVQVLSNKGVQSDASIGVVFTFLFALGVILLSVYGGNVHLDVDHALMGEITFIPWETITLFGISGIPQAVWLLGFVLLLNLVIIGLFYKEFKVASFDPEMALALGIPITFIHYLQMTMLSFTTVASFDSVGAILVVAMLIVPAATAYLLTDKLVHMLWISVVIGVSSAFIGYYFASLFNVSISGSMASATGVLFILAFIFSPSHGLISKWLVRRKMASKSTQMSASKL; encoded by the coding sequence ATGAGTTATGATGCGTGGATATTATTAACTGGTTCATTAGTTGGGGCTTCCTGTGGATTAATAGGATCGTATTTGGTTCTTCGAAAAATGGCAATGTTAGCCGATGCAATTAGCCATAGTGTTTTGTTAGGGATTGTAGGGGCTTATTTTGTAACCCGAACGCTAAATGGAGGAGCACTTTTACTTGGGGCGGCTGTAGTCGGTTTGTTAACAGCTTATCTAGTACAAGTGTTAAGTAACAAAGGAGTTCAATCCGATGCTTCGATCGGTGTCGTTTTTACTTTTTTATTTGCTCTAGGAGTTATCTTACTGTCGGTGTATGGTGGGAATGTTCACTTAGATGTTGATCATGCGTTAATGGGAGAAATCACATTTATTCCATGGGAAACGATAACCTTGTTTGGTATCAGTGGAATTCCTCAAGCTGTTTGGCTACTAGGCTTTGTATTACTATTGAATTTGGTTATTATCGGTCTATTTTACAAAGAATTTAAGGTCGCATCGTTTGATCCAGAAATGGCGTTAGCGCTTGGAATACCGATTACATTCATTCATTATTTACAAATGACCATGCTGTCTTTTACAACCGTCGCATCATTTGATAGCGTAGGAGCGATCTTAGTAGTGGCCATGCTTATAGTACCAGCAGCTACCGCCTATTTATTGACTGATAAGTTAGTTCATATGCTTTGGATTAGTGTCGTAATAGGGGTCTCATCTGCCTTTATAGGCTATTATTTCGCAAGCTTATTTAATGTGTCAATTTCAGGTTCTATGGCAAGTGCAACGGGTGTGTTGTTTATTTTAGCTTTCATCTTCTCACCAAGTCATGGATTAATTAGTAAATGGCTTGTAAGAAGAAAGATGGCTTCTAAAAGCACTCAAATGAGTGCTTCAAAGTTATAG
- a CDS encoding metal ABC transporter permease, with translation MNALLNQLQDPNTQWVLMGTLLLGLASGVLGSFALLRKQSLLGDAMAHAALPGVCFAFLFVGEKSLFWFIVGATIAGLISTWCIQAIIKHSRIKEDSAIGIVLSVSFGFGIVLLTYIQHSSNGNQSGLDSFIFGQAASVIKSDVQLISVIALSLLILTGLFFKEFKLITFDEQFAKGLGIPTQFFNAILMLMIVLAVVIGLQTVGVVLMAAMLITPAIAARYWTEKLSVMIVISGIIGALSGVIGTLLSTVTEGMATGPLIVVAATSLFVFSLIFAPNRGLFSVMLKHLRFRRKTAINQILLSLYDLTEEKKLDSKQVLFSVDEIILKRPVQGFQTERLLNDLQKQNVVENVSNKWKLTEIGLEKAYNLALNQRLYEMYLMHEMEFSHLHLKDKEDFSLEQLGSDVKHQLMKLLEVHQRVPQLKPKGMYANEL, from the coding sequence ATGAACGCATTACTCAATCAGCTTCAAGATCCTAATACACAGTGGGTCTTGATGGGAACACTTTTGTTAGGTTTAGCTAGCGGAGTACTGGGGAGCTTTGCCCTTTTAAGAAAACAAAGCCTACTGGGAGATGCTATGGCGCATGCTGCTCTTCCAGGTGTATGCTTTGCTTTCTTATTTGTGGGTGAGAAATCGTTGTTTTGGTTTATTGTTGGTGCTACGATCGCCGGTTTAATTTCAACATGGTGTATTCAAGCGATTATTAAACATTCAAGAATTAAAGAGGATTCAGCTATCGGTATTGTTCTCTCGGTCTCTTTCGGCTTTGGAATCGTTTTATTAACGTATATACAGCACTCAAGTAACGGAAATCAAAGTGGTTTAGATAGCTTTATATTTGGGCAGGCTGCTTCTGTTATTAAGAGTGATGTCCAATTAATATCAGTGATCGCCTTGTCACTATTAATTTTGACAGGCTTGTTCTTTAAAGAGTTTAAATTAATTACCTTCGATGAGCAGTTTGCAAAAGGATTAGGAATACCTACTCAATTCTTTAATGCCATCTTAATGTTAATGATTGTATTAGCCGTAGTCATTGGTCTGCAAACAGTGGGCGTTGTCTTGATGGCAGCCATGTTAATTACTCCGGCTATTGCAGCAAGGTATTGGACAGAGAAACTATCTGTCATGATTGTTATTTCTGGAATTATTGGAGCATTATCAGGTGTAATTGGAACACTTTTAAGTACAGTAACAGAAGGGATGGCTACTGGACCTTTAATTGTTGTTGCTGCAACAAGTTTATTTGTTTTCTCGCTTATTTTTGCACCCAATCGTGGACTGTTTTCAGTTATGCTTAAACATTTGAGATTTAGGAGAAAAACCGCAATTAACCAAATTCTTTTGTCTTTATATGACTTAACTGAGGAAAAAAAATTGGACAGTAAACAAGTGTTGTTTTCGGTTGATGAAATTATTTTGAAACGTCCTGTTCAAGGTTTTCAAACAGAAAGGTTATTGAATGATCTTCAAAAACAAAATGTTGTTGAAAATGTTTCGAATAAGTGGAAGTTGACAGAAATAGGTCTTGAAAAAGCCTATAATCTTGCTTTAAATCAACGATTATATGAGATGTATTTAATGCATGAAATGGAATTTAGTCATTTGCATTTAAAGGATAAGGAAGATTTCTCCCTTGAGCAACTTGGTTCTGATGTCAAGCATCAGCTGATGAAACTTTTAGAAGTCCATCAGAGAGTACCACAATTAAAACCTAAAGGAATGTATGCAAATGAGTTATGA
- a CDS encoding hydrolase, whose translation MKKTYYISISSGEILTTATDSPWDFKIKADNDEITLLREYFDQLYREDWKGFFRSHAPYIQYHYDRENDHIDDLHKKIYKMLYELGDEEAKNHISSERLVSEIDRQT comes from the coding sequence ATGAAAAAAACTTACTATATTTCGATATCTAGTGGTGAAATATTAACGACAGCTACAGACTCACCTTGGGATTTTAAAATTAAAGCAGATAATGACGAAATTACTCTGTTAAGAGAGTATTTTGACCAACTATACAGGGAAGACTGGAAAGGTTTTTTTCGTTCTCATGCTCCATATATACAATATCATTATGATCGGGAGAATGATCATATTGATGATCTTCATAAAAAAATTTATAAGATGTTATATGAATTAGGGGATGAAGAGGCAAAAAATCATATTTCTTCAGAAAGATTGGTTTCTGAAATAGATCGTCAAACATAA
- the yidD gene encoding membrane protein insertion efficiency factor YidD: MKRIFILAIKLYQKFISPLKPPSCRFYPTCSNYGIQSIERFGIFKGGFLTIYRILRCNPYNLGGIDPVPEKDDKRSFFAILRNNKQK, encoded by the coding sequence ATGAAACGCATATTTATATTGGCAATCAAACTTTATCAAAAATTTATTTCTCCCTTAAAGCCTCCCTCATGTCGATTTTATCCTACTTGTTCAAATTACGGAATTCAATCAATAGAACGCTTTGGTATTTTTAAGGGAGGATTTTTAACCATCTATCGTATTTTAAGGTGTAATCCCTATAACCTTGGTGGTATTGATCCAGTCCCTGAGAAAGATGATAAACGAAGCTTCTTTGCTATTCTGCGAAATAATAAACAAAAGTAA
- a CDS encoding phage holin family protein — translation MQPLFFYICYEILSILQNSDRVGIPIPGFLHDLVNWMSKYIRRK, via the coding sequence ATGCAACCATTATTTTTTTATATTTGTTATGAGATCTTATCTATTTTACAGAATTCAGATCGTGTAGGAATACCCATTCCTGGATTTTTGCATGACTTAGTAAACTGGATGAGTAAGTATATTCGTCGAAAATAA